The window TCATCATGGACATTGCATAGGTTTTCtattgatgtgtttttatttttatttaacgtTACTAATTTCTTGTTTTACATCTTCCCCTTTCCTTTTTGtctgacttaggggcctatgcagagacgtTTTTAAGTTGTAAATCTCCAAGTGCACAAAATCTCCAAATTTTGGCGAATTTAACACACCATATGCAGAGAGGTGGGAAACTGGAATAAGAAGGCTAGAGCAGAAGTGGCGAAAATTTGTCCGTTTTAATGTCGCCATGTTCAGCGGAGTGACTGTgcattagctttttttttttttttattgtactgtccTCGCGCAACTCTCGCGCGACTTTGAAActattagctttttttttttttattgtaatgtcctCGCGCAACTCTCGCGCGACTTTGAAAccattagctttttttttttattattgtaatgtCCTCGCGCAACTCTCGCGCGACTTTGAAaccattagatttttttttttcttctacttGGTCCACTGTCCTCACGCAACTCTCGCGCGACTTTGAAAGCATTTGGCGCCGAAATTAAAGTTGCAGGAATCAATTCCAGTCACAGCGTCTCTGTGAATGCATACAGAGATTCCTGTGGCACATAAACGTCTCGCCTCACaagtacattgtacagtactacaCTGAAGGCACATCTACACTTCACTCTGCCTTTTTAGACGATTACAAACAGCATTTGTTTTTACTGAAGTTGCTGCTGCATTTCAGGATGTCTTTTGGTCAATTACCAAGTAATAGGATAAGGGGGGCACATGCAGGCACAAATGTTGCTCGTGGTGTTACTTCACACAAACATGTGCATGTATTTTCAACTTCTGTTAACGAAGGTGCAGGAGTTAGTGGTGCAATGTTTAATGTACGGAACAATGATACTGTTACGCAGAGTGCAACAATGTCTGCTGGTGTTACATGTGTTCCTAGTATGGCTGCGCCTGATGTCAATGGTGTGGCGAGTATCTCAGCAGGTGTGACTGATGGTGTGTTTACCGAGAATGTTTGTGACACTGTGAGTGTTCGTGGTGTTGGTTGTTTGGGTGTTAGTGTGCGTGGCGCTATGCGTGGTAGGGTTCGTGGTAGAGCTCGTGGTAGTGCTCGTGGTACGGTTGGTGGTATTGTGCGTGGCAGTGTTAGTGTGCGTTCCGAAGAACGTGGCGGTTTACGTCGTGGGTTACGTGGCGGTGTACGTGGTGGAGAACGTCACGGTGTACGTGTCCGTGTACGTGGCAGACAGTGTAGTAGTGTGAGCACAATGCATTTTCCTCACGACAAAACTAATGCTAGTGTGTCCGAGTCAGGCAGTGAAACTATTAGTGCAACAATGAATGTGCACACACTATTGCCTACAGTGACCATGTCAGCGGTTCATGAACAAGTGTGTGCAGGTGCAGATGTCACCTCAGATAATGTTGAGGCTGACATACACATGGGCAACATTGGTTTTCAAGAGGAATACATGCCCGAAAATAACATATATGATGCTGTCAGTCCACTGGTACAACATGCTAAAAAAAGAAACGTTAAATTTAGTGACGAGGAGAATCAGGTGCTAGTTGCGTCAATTTTGGAACACTATGACCGTCTGTTTGGACATCTGGTTGGTACGTTGTACACATGTTATAAATTTGCACTTGGAATCATAATGTCAGTAAATATATTCACCTCACATACGTAACACCATGTTACTGGTTGCCAATAACAGTACAGTTACAATGCTGTGTTTGCTACTGTTGTTTCACAACAGCAATTATGTCATGCATTACAATACACACAGTCAATAGTCATCGTTGTAGTTAAATTGCACATTCTCTAATTTGGTCATAAAGTAACATAGCACTTACTGCAATTGTCCATGTAGAAAATAAAAATCACACATGTTATATTATAAAACAATGTTAAAATTACAAATCTGTTTCTCTCTAATGTCATTATGTTTCTTAACAGTAAAAACCTCCCCTATGGTGAAGAGACAATTGTGGAGAAATATCCGTGATGCTGTGTCTGGCTGTGGAATTCAAGTGCGCACGCACGATAATTGCCGGAAACGGTTTGACGACATCAAAAGAAAACTCAAAATAAAATTACAACAATACTCCAAGCATGCCAGAGGCACAGGTGGAGGCCCACCTGCTACACCATTGAACCTAACACCTTTGGAGGAGCAGTTAAGCGCAAAGTTGCCTTCCATAGTAATAAAAGGATTTGAAGGAGATTTTGATATTGGAGTTTATCAGGATGATTTTCAGCATGGTAAATTGTATGTGTTAAATGTTCGTAATgtgaatcttatactatattagtgaaagcactgtatgtttgcctgcctggatgtccggtgtccctagcggcaatctcattggtcccttgggccgcccgcccccgcacacctctcattggcctcacacactcacaccacccccttggcccgccccccacacctcgcattggcctgaggcggagtgactggccaaaggtccacaaaaaaaaaacaaaaaaaaccacacacacacacactctccaccctccaccctccaccctccaccctccaccctcctcagcgcgcgcgcactcacacacacacacacacacacacacacacacacacacacacacacacacacgtagagacacacacacacgtagacacacacacaccgatacagacacctatacagacacctatacagacacacgtatacacgtatacacacagacacacgtatacacgtatacacacagacacacgtatgcacacagacacacgtatgcaCACAGACTATGATCCATGTAATGTGTATACACATTGTAcagtaattatatatttttcatatttctcCGTCTACAGAGTTAAATTATGCAGATGAGGAATCTACAGAAGCTACTGACAGTATGGAAACACAATTGAATGTAACACAGCAATCTGATGCAAATGTGGAAGGTGAATATTGTACTACATTGTAATGTTGAAATTAAATTAAACATCATGGAGGGTAaccgccgccgcagctcctaacgagctctgctccccccacccgctgacatgcacacacactgactgacacatgtgtgccgagcacgcgcgttataagtcaatttctgcgacaaaagtcaaagaagtttcacttactatgcgcgtgcacagaacACACAGCTTTTTTAATCACGGCAATtgatcacaatttttttttaatcatacaTTTAAGTATTGTTGATGCGCATTAGAATGGAGTACACACAATTGAAATTTATGTAGTGTATAAAAATTACTTTGGAATACAAAAATACTTATTTTAATACTTTACAAATGTGACAATTCTTTCTTTTCATAGACATCGAGATGGAAGGGAGCTTGATGGACACGAATATTGTGCATGATGATTGTCCAGCTGACTCAGAGGAAGGAACAGCTACTAATGAGGAAAGGATAGATTGTGAAAATGACCAACATCATCAACTCATGTCAATACAGGATGCTGAAGAGCGTTTAATTAAAAACTGTTCTGACAATCACAATCAAATAATGTGTGTACAGGAAAAAATGCTGGCTGAAATTACTGAAGTAAAAGACATTCTGCGCTGTACAGTGTCCGAATTACAGAAACATAATACTCACATGGAGGCCATAATAACATGCTTAATGAAACATAATGAACTACAAAGTTCTAATGTTATACCGACTTTTTTGCCCTCCACCTATGTTGCAACATTGGAGGCTGCAGAGTTTTTACCAAACAGTAGCGATCAACTATTTGACTCAATCCCTACTATAGTTACACAACTGCCAGGGTCATGTGCTGAACATATTGGAAACGAACATGCAACTAGTGCACCAATAAATGTTCGCACAGACACATTATCTACAACAATTAGTTAAAATAACACTTTGATATCAAACATAACTGACAATACTGAAAAATTTGACAACACTGTTCTCAACATTGGTGTACAgaaaaatgtttataaaaaacaACAATGTAAAGGTTTAAAAAGAAACATTATTGCAACTAGCACTGGCACAGGTCCAAATACTCGTTCACAGCACCCAGTTAATGAACTGTGATGTACTATTGTCCTGGAGCAAATTTATACATTATATTGATTTTCatgaaatgttttgtatgttattaatatTGTTTCATGTGCATTGGTAATGCTAGAGCATATTCACACACGGTGAAATTTTGCATAACTATATATGTTAAACTTTTACAgttattttgtgtatttgtaaCTTACAATACAATGTTATATGTTCTATAAGTCCAATTGTCACCATTGTGTCATGCAACAGTTCTATAATATAtatagctgagagccccggcgttgcccgggatgtttgtggtgtgggggtggcatttgggtggggagtgtctacatgtgtgtgtgtatgactccatgtgtgtgtgtatgactccatgtgtgtgagtatatgtgtacatgtgtgtgtgtgtgtacgtgtctacgtgtacgtgtgcgtgtctacgtatacgtgtgcgtgtctatgtgtacgtgtgcgtgtctacgtgtacgtgtctacgtgcgcgtgcgtgtctacgtgcgtctgcgtgtctacgtgtgtttacgtgtgcctgtgtgtatatgtgtgtctacgtgtgtatttATACGTGTgtaccaatgagattgccgctagggacaccggacatccaggcaggcaaacatacagtgctttcactaatatagtataagatatacacacacacacacacatatatatatatatatatatatacagtgttcgacaaacctatatatttgctcgccccgggcgagtggatttaacatcgtggcgagcttaTTGAcccaggcatcacacgtttggtactaggtggcgagtagattttttggtgatttgtcaaccactgtatatatatatatatatatatatatatatatatatatatatatatatatatatatatacacatacacatacacatacacatacacatacacatacacatacacatacacatatatatacatacacacacatatatatatatatacatacacacacacacacatatatatatatatatatatatatatatatatatatatatacacacacatatatatatatatatatatatatatatatatatatatatatatatatatatatatatacatatatatatatatatatatatatatacatatatatatatatatatatatatacatacatacacacacatatatatatatacatacacacacatatatatatatatatacatacacacacatatatatatatatatacatacacacacacacacacatatatatatatatatatatatatatatacatacatacacacacatatatatatatatatatatatatatatatatatatatatatatatatatatatatatacacacacacacacacacacacacacatatatatatacatacacacacacacacacacacacacacacacacacatatatatatacatacacacacacacacacacacacacacatatatatatatatacatacatacatacacacatatatatatatatatatatatatatatatatatatatatatacatacacacacacatacacacacacatatatatatatatatatacatacacacacacacacatatatatatatatatacacacacacacacacatatatatatatatatatatatatatatatatatatatatatatatatatatatacacatacacacacacacacacacaca is drawn from Ascaphus truei isolate aAscTru1 chromosome 7, aAscTru1.hap1, whole genome shotgun sequence and contains these coding sequences:
- the LOC142499834 gene encoding uncharacterized protein LOC142499834, with the translated sequence MHFPHDKTNASVSESGSETISATMNVHTLLPTVTMSAVHEQVCAGADVTSDNVEADIHMGNIGFQEEYMPENNIYDAVSPLVQHAKKRNVKFSDEENQVLVASILEHYDRLFGHLVVKTSPMVKRQLWRNIRDAVSGCGIQVRTHDNCRKRFDDIKRKLKIKLQQYSKHARGTGGGPPATPLNLTPLEEQLSAKLPSIVIKGFEGDFDIGVYQDDFQHELNYADEESTEATDSMETQLNVTQQSDANVEDIEMEGSLMDTNIVHDDCPADSEEGTATNEERIDCENDQHHQLMSIQDAEERLIKNCSDNHNQIMCVQEKMLAEITEVKDILRCTVSELQKHNTHMEAIITCLMKHNELQSSNVIPTFLPSTYVATLEAAEFLPNSSDQLFDSIPTIVTQLPGSCAEHIGNEHATSAPINVRTDTLSTTIS